The DNA window GTAGTAGCCGAGAGCACCATTTTTGTTTTCTCCTCGATCAATGAACGTCTTTCATCACCGACACAAAACACACAGCCGCCATCGATCCTCACGTGCCTCTACCACACAGATTGCCAGATTGGTGCTTGATTGTTAAGTATTATTATTACTGCGTGATAACGTGCGTACCACAAGGTTAATTAGGCTAAGAGCAAAGATAATAATAgagctcacttcctactattagtgtatcttaaagccaacatatataatggatTAGCTATAAGGCTGGCTATaactttcttcttctctctatctctcacctatgcatttaatgtatttaactaggagcttgtgttaagctagctcttcaATTAGAGCCAacatccttaatttttttttttttgttatctctATCCTTCACGTAGGCTCACtgttatacttgctctaagagaGTAGTACTGCTAAGGCTAAATACGACCTGCTCCACCGGGGGCCATCCCTGGTAAACAGCTAGAGAGTACTCAGCTATGTACAGTGATCCTGACCTACACGTACGTCAAACGTTTCAGACCACCACGGCGCCCCGACTGGACCAGCAGCGAACACAATGTGACCAGCGGCGaaaccccctccccctcccccacatGCACGCCAATCccctcaccgccaccaccatgcCGTGTCACATGCCCGCTTCCCCGGGCTACCATCCAAGCCTCCACCGTGTATATAATGCGGTGCCATGGGTAGAGCCATTCCACACACACTGACCTGCAAGCTCGCTGGGCAGCTTACACAGGGGAGTGAAGTAGAGTGAGTGAGAATGGGTGGCAAGGCTGCTCTCCTGATGGCCCTGGTGGCCATGAGCGTCGTCCTGGAGGCCAGGGCGGACGCCGGTGGCTACGGCGGCGGGtacacgccgacgccgacgccggtgaAGCCGGCGCCGAAGCCGGAGAAGCCGCCCAAGGAGCACAAGCCGCCGCACCACCACGAGCCCAAGCCGGAGAAGCCACCCAAGGAGCACAAGCCACCGGCCTACACGCCGCCCAAGCCGACGCCCACCCCACCCACGTACACCCCGACACCCAAGCCTACGCCACCGCCATACACGCCcaagccgacgccgccggctcACACCCCTACTCCCCCGACGTACACGCCGACCCCCACTCCACCCAAGCCGACGCCTCCCACCTACAAGCCACAGCCCAAGCCGACGCCTGCGCCTTACACTCCCACTCCCACACCGCCAACATACAAGCCACAGCCGAAGCCGACCCCTGCGCCTTACACTCCCACTCCCACGCCCAAGCCGACCCCGCCACCGACGTACAAGCCGCAGCCGAAGCCGACCCCCTCTCCCTATACTCCcactccggcgccgccgacgtacAAGCCGCAGCCCAAGCCGAACCCGCCACCTACGTACAAGCCGCAGCCGAAGCCGACTCCCACCCCCTACACTCCCACTCCGACGCCGCCATCGTACAAGCCGCAGCCGAAGCCGACTCCCACACCGCACACTCCCACTCCGACGCCGCCATCCTACAAGCCGCAGCCCAAGCCGAACCCGCCACCCACGTACAAGCCGCAGCCCAAGCCAAACCCGCCACCCACGTACAAGCCGGCGCCGCCAACCTACAAGCCGCAGCCCAAGCCAAACCCGCCACCCACGTACAAGCCGGCGCCGAAGCCGACTCCCACTCCCTACAAGCCGGCGCCGCCAACCTACAAGCCGCAGCCTAAGCCGACTCCCACTCCCTACACTCCACCCACGTACAAGCCACAGCCGAAGCCGactcccactcccactcccTACACTCCCACGCCCAAGCCGAACCCGCCGCCAACCTACAAGCCACAGCCCAAGCCGACTCCCACGCCGACGCCGTACAAGCCGCAGCCCAAGCCGACTCCTTCTCCCTACACTCCCACCCCCAAGCCAactccgacgccgccgacctacacaccgacgccgacgccgccgtaccacaagccgccgccgtcctacacccccggcccgccgccgccctattAGTTGTGTTCCGCCACTCTCCGTCACGTTCCGACCA is part of the Oryza glaberrima chromosome 4, OglaRS2, whole genome shotgun sequence genome and encodes:
- the LOC127771263 gene encoding extensin-like — translated: MGGKAALLMALVAMSVVLEARADAGGYGGGYTPTPTPVKPAPKPEKPPKEHKPPHHHEPKPEKPPKEHKPPAYTPPKPTPTPPTYTPTPKPTPPPYTPKPTPPAHTPTPPTYTPTPTPPKPTPPTYKPQPKPTPAPYTPTPTPPTYKPQPKPTPAPYTPTPTPKPTPPPTYKPQPKPTPSPYTPTPAPPTYKPQPKPNPPPTYKPQPKPTPTPYTPTPTPPSYKPQPKPTPTPHTPTPTPPSYKPQPKPNPPPTYKPQPKPNPPPTYKPAPPTYKPQPKPNPPPTYKPAPKPTPTPYKPAPPTYKPQPKPTPTPYTPPTYKPQPKPTPTPTPYTPTPKPNPPPTYKPQPKPTPTPTPYKPQPKPTPSPYTPTPKPTPTPPTYTPTPTPPYHKPPPSYTPGPPPPY